The following are encoded together in the Mastacembelus armatus chromosome 6, fMasArm1.2, whole genome shotgun sequence genome:
- the LOC113132460 gene encoding aldo-keto reductase family 1 member D1-like: MNLTAQSHSIPLSDGNHIPLLGFGTYGNPQKTPKGTALECVKLAIDVGYRHFDGALVYFNEHEVGQAIREKIADGTVKREDIFYCGKLWNTFHPPALVRPALERTLKALKLDYVDLYIIELPMAFKPGKEFYPKDKNGKYIYHHTDICATWEALEACKDAGLVKSLGVSNFNRRQLELLLNKPGLKHKPVSNQVECNPYFTQPKLLQYCRQNDIVVVGYCPIGSSRDATWVNLKCPPLLEDELLVSIGKKYNKSSAQIALRFNIQRGVAVIPKSFNPERIQHNFQVFDFSLSEEEMRAIEGLNKNIRFVELLMWSDHPEYPFHDEY; encoded by the exons ATGAATCTGACTGCACAGAGTCACAGTATCCCTCTCAGCGATGGGAACCATATTCCACTGCTGGGATTTGGCACCTATGGAAACCCCCAAAAG ACACCCAAAGGTACAGCGCTTGAGTGTGTCAAGTTGGCCATAGATGTAGGGTACAGACACTTTGATGGGGCATTGGTGTATTTCAATGAGCATGAAGTTGGCCAAGCCATTAGAGAGAAGATTGCTGATGGAACTGTTAAAAGAGAAGATATCTTCTACTGTGGAAAG CTCTGGAATACCTTTCACCCCCCAGCGTTGGTGAGACCTGCCTTGGAGAGGACACTGAAAGCCTTAAAACTAGACTATGTGGATCTCTACATCATTGAGCTTCCTATGGCCTTCAAG CCTGGAAAGGAATTCTACCCAAAAGACAAGAATGGAAAATATATCTATCACCACACAGATATCTGTGCAACCTGGGAG GCTTTAGAGGCATGCAAAGATGCAGGGCTTGTTAAGTCCCTGGGAGTCTCCAACTTCAACCGGAGACAGCTGGAGCTGTTGCTGAATAAACCTGGCCTCAAACACAAACCTGTATCCAACCAG GTTGAGTGCAATCCATATTTTACACAACCCAAACTTCTGCAATACTGTCGTCAGAATGATATTGTGGTTGTTGGGTATTGCCCTATTGGCTCCTCCAGAGATGCAACATG GGTGAATCTGAAATGTCCTCCCCTTCTGGAGGATGAGCTGCTTGTATCCATTGGAAAAAAGTACAACAAGAGTAGTGCTCAGATAGCTCTACGCTTTAATATCCAGAGAGGAGTCGCAGTGATCCCCAAAAGCTTCAATCCCGAGAGAATCCAACACAACTTTCAG GTATTTGATTTTTCACTCAGTGAGGAAGAAATGAGAGCCATTGAAGGACTTAACAAAAATATTCGTTTTGTGGAGCTGTTGAT gTGGAGTGATCATCCAGAGTACCCATTTCATGatgaatattaa
- the LOC113132458 gene encoding transcription intermediary factor 1-alpha-like, with the protein MEGRTDEQQPGDAAVIIVENEAESMPVQEEKSDATGHNYLDTCPVCHLNFHSREPKLLPCLHSFCNKCLPSPSRNLAMAEPQNSQVDSASKPLNVIRCPVCRQECMEVDVMENVFVKDSAEAPSSTVERTPQLCMTCDDNTEAAGFCMDCVEYLCTTCVDAHQRVKFTKDHIIREKTEVSQEAHGVSTQRPMFCDIHKQEPLKLFCETCDLLTCRDCQLVKHKDHNYQFLEDAYKNHKQHMESMTHQLEEKRKLIEEVSNSINNGLVQVGQNRTSVHNEIKKSICSLILEINRKGKVLVNQLEAVTKDHESVLRKQQEDIGYLSRHLDHVIDFTKWATARNWGTALLYCKRLILFQIGNLLRAKCSTTFIPQSTVRFQCRSSYWASNVDLGSLVVESVPSYQLSGFQGIPHQLSHPGQGPSGSPHNFSMGAPHSTLAQLQMQVDKLNPQAQWQPQPAGPLWTWYQSVRLQRTVPGPLQGSSHSHSMPLQPGRRFMVPPPNHVSPTSSLPSPGFTPQPLRPIGSSSSYQPKPMGVFSSSPLYSQITALPNSGAVSSSQSRQTIEPTCMKRRNESAGAIYMLKPNYLQSLSSSLPHQVQGQQISAGYTAVSQEEKPGTVSWKPSEIHQAGGAVCTAVKKRRRSSPGPIIVIKDEPEDDISFIQANQSASLPDSTGDQPQIIAQGEGNKVPTQSTDNKLSSHSQLPRSPWNQSKTNATNHISSLGEQQVDQNQAQVEDFNEVLCAVCQNGGQLLCCDKCPKVFHLTCHVPALLKSPSGEWLCSFCRDLLMPEMEYDCDGKSEAETLKMEPDSKGGFSFVDKRKCERLLLLLFCSQLSSELVSPSICDNNTLTLKGPINFFTVKKRLEAEPSLCYQSTAEFVSDIRLILGNSEVLNEKPEKEVTMAVRKCKKLFEEHLRMTFPDQTFPEIKLEMIPTAPDDSEASSPDNILQAAKQ; encoded by the exons ATGGAGGGACGCACAGACGAACAGCAGCCTGGTGACGCTGCTGTCATCATCGTTGAGAACGAGGCTGAGAGCATGCCAGTGCAAGAGGAAAAGTCCGACGCAACCGGCCACAATTATCTGGACACTTGCCCCGTTTGCCATCTGAACTTTCACAGTCGTGAGCCCAAACTTCTGCCGTGTCTTCACTCCTTCTGCAACAAATGTTTACCCTCACCCTCGAGGAATTTGGCTATGGCGGAGCCCCAAAACTCCCAGGTTGACAGCGCGAGCAAACCAC TTAACGTGATTCGGTGTCCGGTGTGCAGGCAGGAGTGTATGGAGGTAGATGTGATGGAAAACGTCTTTGTGAAGGACTCAGCTGAGGCTcccagcagcacagtggagagGACACCCCAG CTCTGTATGACCTGTGATGACAACACTGAAGCTGCTGGGTTTTGCATGGACTGTGTCGAGTACCTCTGTACCACCTGTGTGGATGCCCACCAAAGAGTTAAATTCACCAAAGATCACATCATCAGAGAGAAGACCGAGGTATCACAAG agGCCCATGGTGTGTCAACTCAGAGGCCAATGTTCTGTGATATCCACAAACAAGAGCCGCTGAAGTTGTTCTGTGAGACCTGTGACCTGCTAACCTGTCGTGACTGCCAACTAGTCAAGCACAAGGACCACAA TTATCAGTTCCTTGAAGATGCCTATAAAAACCACAAGCAGCACATGGAGAGTATGACCCATCAGctggaagagaaaaggaaacTGATTGAAGAGGTGTCAAACTCCATAAACAATGG ACTTGTTCAGGTTGGTCAGAACCGTACATCAGTTCATAACGAAATAAAGAAGTCTATCTGCAGTTTGATTCTTGAGATAAACAGGAAAGGAAAGGTGCTAGTTAATCAACTTGAG GCTGTAACAAAGGATCATGAGAGTGTCTTGCGAAAACAACAGGAGGACATCGGGTATCTATCCAGACACCTGGATCATGTCATCGACTTCACCAAATGGGCCACAGCCAGGAATTGGGGCACAGCCCTCTTGTACTGTAAACGTTTG ATTCTGTTTCAGATTGGAAACCTCCTGCGGGCAAAATGCAGTACCACATTTATACCACAAAGCACTGTACGCTTCCAGTGTCGATCCTCCTACTGGGCATCAAATGTTGATCTGg GCTCTTTAGTAGTGGAGAGTGTACCAAGCTACCAGCTGAGTGGTTTTCAGGGTATCCCTCATCAGCTTTCCCACCCTGGGCAGGGCCCTTCAGGCTCACCCCACAACTTTTCCATGGGAGCTCCACACAGTACTCTGGCTCAGCTCCAGATGCAGGTGGACAAGCTAAACCCACAGGCCCAATGGCAGCCGCAGCCAGCTGGTCCACTGTGGACATGGTACCAGAGTGTCAGACTACAGCGAACTGTCCCAGGGCCCCTCCAGGGAAGCTCTCACTCCCACAGTATGCCTCTTCAACCAGGTCGCAGATTTATGGTGCCTCCTCCCAATCACGTCAGCCCAACTAGCAGTTTACCAAGCCCTGGGTTTACTCCCCAG CCTCTAAGGCCGATAGGAAGCAGCTCCAGCTACCAACCCAAACCCATGGGTGTATTCTCCTCTTCACCTTTGTACAGCCAGATTACAGCACTGCCCAACAGTGGGGCTGTGAGTTCATCACAATCACGACAAACG ATTGAGCCCACATGTATGAAGAGGAGGAATGAGTCAGCTGGTGCAATATATATGCTGAAACCAAACTATCTCCAGAGCCTCTCATCTTCTTTGCCACACCAAG TGCAAGGGCAGCAGATTTCAGCAGGGTACACTGCTGTATCCCAAGAGGAGAAACCAGG GACTGTGTCCTGGAAACCGTCAGAAATACACCAGGCTGGTGGGGCAGTGTGCACAGCTGTCAAGAAAAGACGAAGGTCATCACCAGGGCCCATCATTGTCATCAAAGATGAGCCAGAAGATGACATTAGTTTT ATACAAGCCAACCAAAGTGCCAGTCTCCCTGACAGCACAGGTGACCAACCCCAAATCATTGCCCAAGGTGAGGGCAACAAGGTCCCAACTCAAAGCACAGACAACAAACTTTCCAGCCATTCACAGCTCCCACGTAGTCCATGGAACCAGAGTAAAACTAATGCTACAAACCACATCAGTTCACTTGGAGAACAACAGGTAGACCAAAATCAAGCTCAGGTGGAAGACTTTAATGAAGTCTTATGTGCTGTGTGTCAGAATGGTggacagctgctctgctgtgataAGTGTCCCAAAGTTTTTCACCTCACGTGCCATGTTCCAGCTCTCCTCAAATCTCCCAG TGGGGAATGGCTTTGCTCTTTTTGCCGTGACCTGCTAATGCCAGAGATGGAATACGACTGTGATGGCAAATCAGAAGCCGAAACGCTAAAGATGGAGCCAGATTCTAAAGGAGGATTTTCCTTTGTGGACAAACGA AAATGTGAGAGGCTGTTGCTACTCCTGTTTTGCAGTCAGCTGAGTTCAGAGCTTGTATCCCCCTCG ATATGTGATAATAACACACTGACGTTAAAGGGACCAATAAattttttcactgtgaaaaaacGTCTGGAGGCTGAACCGAGTCTGTGCTACCAAAGCACCGCAGAATTTGTGTCAGACATCAGGCTCATTTTAGGGAACTCTGAAGTGCTCAATGAG AAACCTGAGAAAGAAGTCACCATGGCAGTCAGAAAGTGTAAAAAGCTGTTTGAAGAGCACCTGAGGATGACCTTCCCTGACCAGACCTTTCCAGAAATCAAACTGGAAATGATACCCACTGCTCCTGATGACTCTGAAGCCTCATCTCCTGACAATATATTACAGGCTGCAAAGCAATAG